The proteins below come from a single candidate division WOR-3 bacterium genomic window:
- a CDS encoding serine protease, which yields MFGRSITFVLLMCYITVIPAWSDPIAESAREISEKSQDALVSVRIVLEVRKSEMTVERLATVVDPSGLMVMSLASIDPSSLGLFPSGVDIQVKDITVILPDKIEIPAKIVLRDTDLDLALLRPIEKIEQTLVHVALKDGAMPEMLDQVVLLSKLGSSANYTPLAVPAWIVGIITKPRTWYVLNISPDMSDLGAPVFDTDGMIVGFVLLKVDVAAQSSPFEMMMRSGGFDILPVVLPVKEVADVISRME from the coding sequence ATGTTTGGACGTAGTATTACTTTTGTTCTTTTAATGTGTTATATTACGGTCATTCCAGCATGGTCGGATCCGATTGCCGAGAGTGCCCGGGAAATATCAGAGAAGTCACAGGATGCTCTGGTTAGCGTACGCATCGTGCTTGAGGTTCGTAAGTCCGAGATGACGGTCGAACGGCTGGCGACGGTGGTCGATCCTTCCGGCCTTATGGTCATGTCCCTGGCGAGCATTGATCCTTCATCGCTTGGTTTGTTCCCGAGCGGTGTTGACATCCAGGTCAAAGACATAACGGTCATACTGCCAGATAAAATAGAGATACCAGCTAAGATCGTTCTCCGTGATACGGACCTTGATCTGGCATTGCTGCGCCCCATCGAGAAAATCGAGCAAACCTTGGTTCATGTTGCGCTGAAAGATGGTGCAATGCCAGAAATGCTGGACCAAGTGGTTCTCCTGTCAAAACTCGGAAGTTCGGCCAACTACACGCCGCTCGCAGTGCCGGCATGGATAGTTGGTATTATCACAAAACCACGCACCTGGTATGTCTTGAACATTTCACCTGACATGAGTGACCTCGGCGCGCCGGTGTTTGATACTGACGGTATGATAGTCGGATTCGTCCTGCTGAAAGTGGATGTAGCTGCTCAATCGTCTCCATTTGAAATGATGATGCGCAGCGGTGGGTTTGATATCCTGCCGGTCGTGCTGCCCGTGAAAGAAGTAGCGGATGTGATCAGTAGAATGGAATAA
- a CDS encoding PDZ domain-containing protein — translation MGAKPISIIIFSLVLMPWTARMHGQSETAEGIVDTKPADLVLNEVVEEAISVVKPALVRIHAVSVFDRQGREIKRESSGSGVIIDRDGHIVTNHHVAGRAIRLRCTLFSKEEIEADVVGTDPLSDICVIKLRSPEKRNFPYVDFGNSDVLSVGEYVLAMGSPLALSQSVTMGIVSNTEMVMPDVFRPFKLTLEGEDVGSVVRWIGHDAPIYPGNSGGPLVNLNGEVVGINEISFGIAGAIPANLAKDVVRQLIENGKVTRSWIGIEVQPLLESYDGETGALISSVISGSPAADAGFLSGDILVHYAGEDVTVRFNEELPIFNQLLMNSEIGKKVNATVLRDGKRRELTVIPKEREYIWPRPVEVKRWGITARDISLMAAKELKRDSRDGVLVTSVRPGGPCGKAEPAMIRNDVITEVNGKKMYRVGDLVGLTEEFSARNEEVTSILVAFERKNSRYITVVKLDTVTLEDQGRELQKAWLGIETQVLTRDISDALGIQQYRGVRVTQVFDNSAAKKAGIRIGDVIVAVEGEQIEASMASDIGVLPVMLRKYDIGSKVTLTVLRDKKEMQSSVVLGSSPATKDEMKKYTDEDFEFTARDIAFEDRVDQRWEPEQKGVLVDNVSEGSWAALANLEVGDLVLSVDGVDIADIDAFASIMEKIADEKRKHVVFHVLRGIHNMFIELVPSWTTDY, via the coding sequence GTGGGTGCAAAACCAATATCAATCATCATTTTCAGCCTTGTTCTTATGCCCTGGACGGCGCGGATGCACGGACAGAGTGAAACAGCAGAGGGAATTGTTGACACCAAACCAGCAGACCTTGTTTTGAATGAGGTGGTGGAAGAAGCGATCTCAGTCGTGAAACCTGCTCTGGTAAGGATACACGCGGTATCGGTGTTCGACCGCCAGGGACGCGAGATCAAACGGGAATCTTCTGGCAGTGGCGTTATCATAGATCGAGATGGTCACATTGTTACCAATCATCACGTTGCCGGCAGGGCGATAAGGTTGAGATGTACTCTTTTTAGCAAGGAGGAGATCGAAGCCGATGTCGTTGGCACTGATCCACTGTCTGATATCTGCGTGATCAAACTTCGCAGTCCAGAGAAACGTAATTTTCCATATGTAGACTTCGGCAATTCTGATGTGCTGTCGGTCGGTGAATACGTACTGGCGATGGGCAGCCCACTTGCCCTTTCGCAGTCAGTGACCATGGGGATTGTGAGCAATACGGAGATGGTCATGCCCGATGTTTTCAGGCCTTTCAAACTCACCCTTGAAGGTGAAGATGTTGGTTCTGTTGTACGCTGGATCGGACACGACGCTCCGATCTACCCGGGTAACTCAGGCGGACCTCTTGTTAATCTCAATGGCGAAGTCGTGGGCATAAATGAAATAAGTTTCGGCATCGCGGGTGCTATACCGGCAAACCTGGCAAAGGATGTTGTCAGGCAGTTGATCGAAAACGGAAAGGTTACCCGATCCTGGATCGGAATTGAAGTACAGCCGTTGCTCGAATCGTATGACGGGGAAACGGGCGCTCTTATCAGCAGTGTTATCAGCGGGTCTCCGGCAGCCGATGCGGGTTTTCTTTCCGGTGATATTCTCGTGCATTATGCAGGAGAGGATGTGACGGTTCGGTTCAACGAAGAGTTGCCGATATTCAACCAATTGTTGATGAACTCTGAGATCGGCAAAAAGGTGAATGCGACAGTCCTCAGGGATGGAAAGAGAAGAGAATTGACGGTCATACCCAAAGAGCGGGAGTATATCTGGCCCCGGCCCGTTGAGGTGAAGAGGTGGGGGATTACAGCACGCGATATTTCCTTGATGGCGGCAAAAGAATTGAAAAGGGACAGCCGGGATGGCGTGCTTGTGACATCAGTCCGTCCTGGAGGACCGTGTGGTAAAGCAGAGCCTGCCATGATACGCAACGACGTCATAACTGAAGTGAATGGAAAGAAGATGTATAGGGTCGGAGATCTGGTGGGGCTGACCGAGGAATTTTCTGCAAGGAATGAAGAAGTGACGTCGATCCTGGTTGCTTTTGAACGCAAGAATAGTCGCTATATCACGGTTGTAAAGCTAGATACGGTTACCCTGGAAGACCAGGGCAGGGAGTTGCAGAAAGCCTGGTTAGGTATCGAGACCCAGGTTTTGACCAGGGATATTTCAGACGCGCTCGGAATTCAACAATACAGGGGCGTGCGCGTAACGCAGGTTTTCGACAACAGCGCAGCCAAAAAAGCCGGCATCAGGATCGGTGATGTCATTGTCGCCGTTGAGGGCGAACAGATCGAAGCGTCGATGGCTTCAGACATTGGAGTGCTGCCGGTAATGCTGCGGAAATACGATATCGGTAGCAAAGTAACCCTGACAGTGCTCCGGGACAAGAAAGAGATGCAGTCGTCAGTAGTATTGGGTTCTTCACCTGCAACTAAAGATGAGATGAAGAAGTATACAGATGAAGATTTCGAGTTCACGGCACGCGATATCGCCTTTGAGGACCGTGTTGACCAGCGCTGGGAGCCGGAACAAAAAGGCGTGCTCGTGGACAATGTAAGCGAGGGAAGTTGGGCAGCGCTGGCAAATCTTGAAGTCGGTGATCTAGTGCTTTCCGTTGATGGAGTAGATATCGCTGATATCGATGCATTTGCCAGTATCATGGAGAAAATCGCCGACGAGAAAAGAAAGCATGTAGTCTTTCATGTGTTGAGAGGAATACACAATATGTTCATTGAGTTGGTGCCTTCCTGGACCACAGATTACTAA
- a CDS encoding lactate utilization protein: protein MKIKQKIQELIGRLGDNNISAFYVKNRKQAFEKVMSMIPEGSIVGFGDSLTLRQIGVVDALAKGDYIFLDPWKPGISVEESIRFKKRALTSDVFVTGTNALTLDGKIVNVDGHGNRVAAMLFGPDKVVIVVGINKIVENLEGALKKIKERTAPANVKRHPEFDPMPPCGSTGVCSDCSSPWRICNKTVIIEREYDNNKYRPVINVVIVGEELGI from the coding sequence ATGAAGATTAAACAAAAAATCCAGGAGTTGATCGGTAGACTTGGAGATAACAACATATCGGCGTTCTATGTGAAAAACAGGAAGCAGGCTTTTGAGAAGGTCATGTCTATGATACCCGAGGGCAGTATCGTCGGATTCGGTGATTCGCTAACGTTGAGGCAAATAGGTGTTGTAGATGCGCTTGCGAAAGGCGATTATATTTTCCTGGATCCATGGAAACCCGGAATCAGTGTTGAGGAAAGTATTAGGTTTAAAAAACGGGCTTTGACTTCGGATGTATTTGTGACGGGCACGAACGCGTTGACGTTGGATGGTAAAATAGTCAACGTCGACGGACACGGGAACCGTGTTGCCGCAATGCTTTTCGGTCCAGACAAGGTTGTCATTGTGGTGGGAATTAACAAGATCGTAGAGAACCTCGAGGGAGCATTAAAGAAGATCAAAGAAAGGACTGCTCCGGCGAACGTGAAACGCCACCCGGAATTCGATCCAATGCCGCCATGCGGCTCGACAGGTGTATGCAGTGATTGCTCCTCGCCGTGGAGGATCTGCAACAAAACAGTTATCATAGAGAGGGAGTACGACAACAATAAGTACAGGCCAGTCATCAATGTGGTAATAGTCGGCGAAGAATTAGGGATCTAG